Sequence from the Argonema galeatum A003/A1 genome:
TGCAAGAAGACTTAAACCAAGTAGCAGCCAATCAAGAAAAAATGAGGTATTGGGCGCACCACGCGCCCATGAATTACCAGCACAAATATGACTTAGTAGAAGCAGAAAAAGCTCGCGTTTTGGGGCAAAGTCTCGAAGCAATGGAATATTACGATCGGGCCATATCTGGAGCCAAAGAAAATAAATACGTCCAACACCAAGCTCTTGCTAGCGAACTCGCCGGAGAATTTTATCTGGCATTAGGTCGCCAAAAGATAGCTCGTACTTACTTAGTTGATGCTTACTATGCTTATGGTCGCTGGGGAGCGAAAGCAAAAGTTAAACATCTAGAAGCTAGCTATCCCGAACTATTCTTACCGCTTCGGAATAAGAAAAAGAGCCTTTCTACTCAAGAAACATCGATCGAAATAACTAGGGAAACCATCACATCTACAAGTTCCAGCGTTTCAAATACTATAGATGTAGCAACTGCGATAAAAGCTTCTCAAGCTATCTCCTGCGAAGTTCACCTAGATAAGTTACTCGCCACTTTGATGCAAATAGTGTTGTCAAACACGGGAGCGGAAAAAGTCTACCTTCTCTTATTTAAAACAGAAAACTGGGCGATCGAAGCTCAATTTACAGACGGACAGCTTAAATTACCATCGCTCCCACTTACCGAAAGTCAAGATCTTCCCATTTCCTTGATCAATTATGTAGAACGCACACAAGAAACTCTAGTGATTGATGATGTCACCACTGACACCACTTTTGCGGCTGACCCCTATATCAAAAAGCAGCAACCCAAATCAGTATTATGTACTCCGATCAAAAATCAAGGCAGAATGATTAGCTTACTTTACTTAGAAAATAATTTAGTTACAGGTGCTTTTACTCCCGGACGTCTGCAAATATTGCAACTGATTTCTGCCCAAGCAGCCATCTCACTAGAAAACGCTCTTCTCTATCGGACGCTGGAAGAAAAAGTTGAAGATCGCACCGCTCAAATAAGTCAAACTAACCAATTATTACAGCATGAAATAGTCGAACGCAAACAGATAGAAGTGCAATTACGGCAGAGCGAAGCACGTTATCTAGGAATTATCGAAGATCAGACAGAACTGATTATTAGATTTTTACGAGATGGAAAAGTAACTTTTGTTAATGAAGCTTTTTGTCGGTTTTTTGGACTGAGGCGAGAAGAAATTATCGGCTATCACTACGCACCTGTTGTGTTTGAGGAAGACCGCGAATATGTTGCTGCTTTCGTGAATTCGATTAGCAAAGAAAACCCAGTAGCCTCAGTTGAAAATCGGGTAATTGTCAAAGGAGAGATACGTTGGGCTCAGTGGATTAACCGGGCGATATTTGACCAGTCCGATCGCCTTCTAGAATACCAAGCAGTAGGACGAGATATTACCGATCGCAAAAAAGCCGAAGCCGAACTCGAAACCGCCAAAGAAGCCGCCGAATCAGCCAACCGCGCCAAAAGTACCTTCCTGGCCAACATGAGCCACGAACTGAGGACGCCCCTCAACGCCATTCTCGGCTTTTCCCAACTCATGAGTCGGGCCACAAATCTCGTCAAAGAACAGCAAGACAATCTCGGCATCATTCGTCGCAGCGGCGAACATTTGCTCACCCTGATCAACCAAGTGCTAGACCTCTCCAAAATTGAAGCCGGACGCATGACACTCCATGAAAATAACTTCGACCTCTACCTGCTGCTAAATGATGTCGAAAATATGTTTTCTTTGAAAGCCAAAGAAAAAGGCTTACAGTTAAAATGCGATCGGGCCGCCGATGTGCCCCAACATATCTGCACTGATGAAGTAAAATTGCGGCAAGTCCTAATTAACCTAATTGGTAATTCCATTAAATTTACCAGCCAAGGAAGCGTATCCCTCACAGTCAAACTGGGCAGAAAAAATTCCCAATCAATCACCTTTCAAGTCATAGACACAGGCGTTGGGATTGCTGCTGATGAACTCCAAAACCTCTTCAAACCCTTCGTGCAAACAACAGCGGGTCAACAAGTGCAAGAAGGAACGGGATTGGGATTGACGATTAGCCGCCAATTCATCCGCTTGATGGGGGGTGAAATCACCGTCATCAGTCACGGTATAGCCTTCACCCCTGGCACAGCTTCTTTGTCACAGCAGGAAGAAACCACTACTGGTACTATATTTCAGTTTGACATTCAAGCGAACCAGGTGGCGGAGAGCGAAATCGAGCAGCGGTCCGATCGTCGTCCCGTCAAGGCCCTTGCCCCCAACCAACCAGAATATCGAATGCTCATTGTCGATGATAGCAATGTAAATCGCCAATTATTACACAAACTCCTCAACCCACTTGGCTTTAAACTACAAGAAGCCAACAATGGTAGGGAGGCATTGTCACTCTGGGAGCATTGGCAACCCCACTTAATTTGGATGGATATGCGAATGTCAGTCATGGATGGCGATGAAGCAACAAGGCAGATTCGATCGAGGGAGCAGAACAGGGCGGAAAAAAATAGCCTATTCCCCATACCCCATACTGTAATTATTGCCCTCAGTGCTAGTGCCTTTACAGATGAGAAAACGGCTGTTTTGGCAGCGGGTTGCGATGATTTTATTCGCAAACCTTTCCGAGAAGAGGAGATTTTTGATATTATCCACAAACATTTAGGTGTGTCGTTTATTTATGAGGAATCAACTTCTGTCCCTGATACAGCATTAATGGAACCGCTAACCTTGAAACCCTCCCATCTGGCGGCTTTGCCTAAAGATGTGTTGGGGAGTTTGCGTCAGGCTCTCGTTGAGGGAGACTTGGGAGCGATCGCTATATCCATCGAGCAAATTAGCCAGCAAGAAGAAGTTCTAGGGTATGCTTTACTCACGATGATCGACCAGTACGAATTTGAGCAATTATTAACCTTAATTCATACGGTGGATAACTTATGAACGAAAGCCAAAGGCTTACCCATAAAGCTAATATTCTAGTTGTGGATGATAAGCCAGAAAACTTAAAATTATTGACCAAAATTTTATCCGAACAGGGCTATAAGGTACGAGTTTCCCCTAGTGGAAAACTGGCATTAAAATCTTGCCAATCAAATCCTCCCGACCTCATTTTGCTCGATATCAATATGCCAGAGATGGATGGCTACGAAGTTTGCAAACATCTGAAAGCATCTGAGCAAACAGGCGATATTCCAGTCATCTTTATTAGTGCTTTAGATGAAACAATTAATAAAGTCAATGCCTTTACAGTTGGCGGAGTTGACTATATCACCAAACCCTTCGAGCCTCTAGAAGTTTTAGCTCGGATCGAGCATCAACTACGCCTCCGCCAACTCCAACTGCAACTGATAGAACAAAATAAACTCCTCGAAAACCACCTAGAAGCACGCCGACAAGCAGAAGTTGAACTTCGTCTATTATTAGCAGCAACCCAAGCCATCACTCACCGGGATGACGTTCATTCAGCTTTTCATGCTGTCTTGCAGTTAGTCTGTACGAATATCCAATGGAACTATGGAGAAGCTTGGATTCCCGATGACAATAATAAAGTTTTAGAATGCAGCCAAGGTTGGTACGGTAACGATTTCAGTTTTTTAGAGTTAAGAGAGCAAAGCTTAACGATTACTTTTGCTCATAATATTGGATTGCCAGGGAAAATCTGGACTTCTAAGCAACCGGAGTGGGTAGAAAATATTTCCCTAAAAAAAGAACTATTTATTTTACATTCTCAACTTGCTGATACTGGCTTACATTCAGCCTTTGGAGTTCCGATTGTCTTTCAGGACAAAGTGTTGGCAATTTTAGTGTTTTATAAGAAAAAGGTTGCTGCTATCAATTCGCGCATCATTAATTTGGTCAACGCAGTTTCAACACAATTAGGTTCTCTGATCCAGCGCAAGCAAACTGAAGAAATCCTGCGAATTACTCAAGAACGCTATCACAGCATTGTGGAAAATGCAGTAGAAGGAATCTATCAAACTACCCCTAGCGGTCGTTACCTAAGTTCCAATCAAGCACTGGCAAAAATTTATGGTTATGATTCTCCCGAAGAGTTGATGACAAATCTTCAAAATATAGAAGAGAAGCTTTATGTCGATCCGAATCGAAGGCGCGAGTTTATCGAAGAAATGGAACTGAATAATGCTGTACTCGAATTTGAGGCTCAAGTTTATCGGAAGGATGGCAAAATTATTTGGATTTCTGAAAATGCTCGTGCAGTAAGGGACTCTAAAGAGAAATTGCTTTACTACGAAGGAACTGTTTCTGATATTACCGCTCGAAAAAATGCCCAGGAACAAACAGAAAAGTTATTATTAAATATTCTGCCTCCATCGATTGCGAAACGTTTGCAAGCAAACCAGCAGATTATTGGGGATAGTTTTTCTGATGTAAGTGTTTTATTTGCAGATTTAGTAGGTTTTACTGATTTTGCATCAAACAAAACTTCTACGGAACTCGTAAAGGTTCTAAATCAGATTTTTAGCGAATTCGATCAATTATCTCAACAGCATAATTTAGAGAAAATTAAGACGATTGGGGATGCTTATATGGTGGTGGGAGGAATGCCGACACCTCGTGCCGATCACGCAGATGCGATCGCCCAAATGGCACTCGATATGCAGGCGGCTATTACCCGATTCAACGCCCAAAACGGCGAGAATTTCAGTCTCCGCATCGGGATCAATATCGGTGCGGTGGTAGCTGGGGTGATTGGTTTGACTAAATTTATCTACGATCTGTGGGGGGATACGGTGAATGTGGCTTCCCGGATGGAGTCAACTGGTATCCCTGGTGAAATTCAGGTCACAGCAGCCGTTTACGATCGCTTAAAGGAGCAATTTATTTTGGAAGAACGCGGAACTATTATAATTAAAGGTAAAGGGGAGATGATCACCTATCTTATAATGGGGAGAAAGTCATTTTAGAATCGCTTATGAATTCGAGGCAGAATTTCACATCCAAAACCAAGATTTTAGTTGTCGATGATACACCAGAAAATATCAGGTTATTAATTCGGATTTTATCCAATCAAGGGTATAAGCTTCGGGTTGCTCTTAATGGTAAACTGGCGCTTGAATCTATCCGAGCTAACCCTCCCGATCTAATTTTGCTGGATATCAAAATGCCGGATATGGATGGTTATGAAGTTTGCCGACAGTTGAAAGCTTCGGAGCAAAGTCGTGATATTCCGGTCATCTTCATCAGTGCTTCGGATGCAATCTTTAACAAAGTAAAAGCTTTTACTATGGGTGGGGTAGATTACATCACAAAACCCTTTGAGCATATCGAGGTTTTGGTACGAATAGAACATCAATTGCGTCTGCGTCTGTATCAGTTACAACTGCAAAGGCAAAATGCACAATTACAACTTTTATTGACCACAACTCAAGCAATTAGTTCTGCCACTGATGTGGAAGAAGCATTAGAAGTAATTGTGACAAACGTTTGTCAAACTCTTGGTTGGGAGTTTGGGCAAGCTTGGATGCCTTCCCCAGACGCAACTGTGCTGGAATATGTTGGAGGTTGGTATGGCGGCGATGTCCGTCTGGATGAATTTCGCCGTCAGAGCGAGACATTTCGCTTTGCTCCTGGTGAGGGGTTACCCGGACGGATCTGGTTATCCCAAAAATTTGAATGGATTGCTGATGTAACTCACGAGAAGGAGCAGGTTTTTCTGAGGCTTAAAATTGCAGCCGAAGCTGGGATCAAAGGTGCTTTGGGAATTCCAATTGTGTTCGATCGCCAAGTTCTGGCTGTGTTAGTGTTTTTCCAAAACCAGGAAATGATCCCGAATGAGCGATCGCAACAGCTAGTCAATGCGATCGCAACCCAATTAGGGTCGATGATTCAGCGCAAAAAAGCAGAGGCGGCGCTGCAAAAGAGCGAGGAAGTACTCCGACGACTGGCGAACCTCGATGGTTTGACTCAAATTGCCAATCGTCGCCGATTTGATGAGTATCTTAACGCTGAGTGGAAGCGGCTAAAACGGGAAATTGCACCCCTGTC
This genomic interval carries:
- a CDS encoding adenylate/guanylate cyclase domain-containing protein — its product is MNESQRLTHKANILVVDDKPENLKLLTKILSEQGYKVRVSPSGKLALKSCQSNPPDLILLDINMPEMDGYEVCKHLKASEQTGDIPVIFISALDETINKVNAFTVGGVDYITKPFEPLEVLARIEHQLRLRQLQLQLIEQNKLLENHLEARRQAEVELRLLLAATQAITHRDDVHSAFHAVLQLVCTNIQWNYGEAWIPDDNNKVLECSQGWYGNDFSFLELREQSLTITFAHNIGLPGKIWTSKQPEWVENISLKKELFILHSQLADTGLHSAFGVPIVFQDKVLAILVFYKKKVAAINSRIINLVNAVSTQLGSLIQRKQTEEILRITQERYHSIVENAVEGIYQTTPSGRYLSSNQALAKIYGYDSPEELMTNLQNIEEKLYVDPNRRREFIEEMELNNAVLEFEAQVYRKDGKIIWISENARAVRDSKEKLLYYEGTVSDITARKNAQEQTEKLLLNILPPSIAKRLQANQQIIGDSFSDVSVLFADLVGFTDFASNKTSTELVKVLNQIFSEFDQLSQQHNLEKIKTIGDAYMVVGGMPTPRADHADAIAQMALDMQAAITRFNAQNGENFSLRIGINIGAVVAGVIGLTKFIYDLWGDTVNVASRMESTGIPGEIQVTAAVYDRLKEQFILEERGTIIIKGKGEMITYLIMGRKSF
- a CDS encoding diguanylate cyclase produces the protein MNSRQNFTSKTKILVVDDTPENIRLLIRILSNQGYKLRVALNGKLALESIRANPPDLILLDIKMPDMDGYEVCRQLKASEQSRDIPVIFISASDAIFNKVKAFTMGGVDYITKPFEHIEVLVRIEHQLRLRLYQLQLQRQNAQLQLLLTTTQAISSATDVEEALEVIVTNVCQTLGWEFGQAWMPSPDATVLEYVGGWYGGDVRLDEFRRQSETFRFAPGEGLPGRIWLSQKFEWIADVTHEKEQVFLRLKIAAEAGIKGALGIPIVFDRQVLAVLVFFQNQEMIPNERSQQLVNAIATQLGSMIQRKKAEAALQKSEEVLRRLANLDGLTQIANRRRFDEYLNAEWKRLKREIAPLSLILLDVDFFKSYNDTYGHLAGDDCLRLVADTIKSAIQRPEDLVARYGGEEFAVILPNTDASGSVIVAEAIRQAIHDLAIPHAQSRVCDRALGLKIDRLTVSLGVASTVPKKGLLPQYLINAADKALYTAKKEGRDRVALGGECIISCSDERR